One segment of Cynocephalus volans isolate mCynVol1 chromosome 8, mCynVol1.pri, whole genome shotgun sequence DNA contains the following:
- the GJA8 gene encoding gap junction alpha-8 protein, translating to MGDWSFLGNILEEVNEHSTVIGRVWLTVLFIFRILILGTAAEFVWGDEQSDFVCNTQQPGCENVCYDEAFPISHIRLWVLQIIFVSTPSLMYVGYAVHHVRMEEKRKDREAEELCQQSGGNGGDRVNPDQGSIKKSSSSSKGTKKFRLEGTLLRTYICHIVFKTLFEVGFVVGHYFLYGFRILPLYRCSRWPCPNVVDCFVSRPTEKTIFILFMLSVASVSLFLNIMEVSHLGLKGIRSAFKRPVEQPLGEVPEKSLHSIAVSSIQKAKGYQLLEEEKIVSHYFPLGDVGMVETSPLSAKPFSQFEEKISTGPLGDLSRGYQETLPSYAQVGAQEVEGEGQPVEEGAEAEVAEKEQEAERVTTEGQETVAVPEGEKVETPGVGKEGEKEELQAEKVSKQGLPAEKAPSLCPELTVDDTRPLSRLSKASSRARSDDLTI from the coding sequence ATGGGCGACTGGAGTTTCCTGGGGAACATCTTGGAGGAGGTGAACGAGCACTCCACGGTCATCGGCAGAGTCTGGCTCACCGTGCTTTTCATCTTCCGCATCCTCATCCTCGGCACGGCCGCAGAGTTCGTCTGGGGGGATGAGCAGTCGGACTTCGTGTGCAACACGCAGCAGCCGGGCTGCGAGAACGTCTGCTACGACGAGGCCTTCCCCATCTCGCACATCCGCCTCTGGGTCCTGCAGATCATCTTCGTGTCCACGCCGTCCCTGATGTACGTGGGGTACGCGGTGCACCACGTGCGCATGGAGGAGAAGCGCAAGGACCGCGAGGCGGAGGAGCTGTGCCAGCAGTCGGGGGGCAACGGTGGCGACAGGGTGAATCCGGACCAGGGCAGCATCAagaagagcagcagcagcagcaaaggcaccaagaagTTCCGGCTGGAGGGGACCCTGCTGAGGACCTACATCTGCCACATCGTCTTCAAGACCCTCTTTGAAGTGGGCTTCGTAGTGGGCCACTATTTCCTCTACGGTTTCCGGATCCTGCCCCTCTACCGCTGCAGCCGGTGGCCCTGCCCCAACGTGGTGGACTGCTTCGTGTCCCGGCCCACCGAGAAAACCATCTTCATCCTGTTCATGTTGTCTGTGGCCTCTGTGTCCCTGTTCCTCAATATTATGGAGGTGAGCCACCTGGGCCTGAAGGGCATCCGCTCTGCCTTCAAGAGGCCTGTAGAGCAGCCGCTGGGAGAGGTCCCCGAGAAATCCCTCCACTCCATTGCTGTTTCCTCCATTCAGAAAGCCAAGGGCTACCAGCTCCTAGAAGAGGAGAAAATCGTGTCCCACTATTTCCCCCTGGGTGACGTTGGGATGGTGGAGACCAGCCCACTTTCTGCCAAGCCTTTCAGTCAGTTCGAGGAGAAGATCAGCACAGGACCCCTAGGGGACTTGTCCCGCGGCTACCAAGAGACACTGCCTTCCTACGCTCAGGTGGGGGCACAGGaagtggagggggagggacagCCTGTGGAGGAGGGAGCGGAAGCAGAGGTGGCAGAGAAGGAGCAGGAAGCAGAGAGGGTGACCACAGAAGGGCAGGAGACGGTGGCAGTGCCAGAAGGGGAGAAAGTAGAGACCCCCGGAGTGGGGAAAGAGGGTGAGAAAGAAGAGCTGCAGGCCGAGAAGGTATCAAAGCAAGGGCTGCCGGCAGAGAAGGCACCTTCGCTTTGTCCAGAGCTCACGGTAGATGACACCAGACCTCTGAGCAGGCTGAGCAAAGCCAGCAGCCGGGCCAGGTCAGACGATCTAACCATATGA